From the Sphingobium sp. RAC03 genome, the window TCTGGCGGCGCATCGATTCGACCATGGTGACGAGGCGGAAGGTGCCGATATGGGGGTGCGCTTCCCACAAGATATCGTCTGGCGCGCCCGCCGCGACGAACTCCGCCAGCACCTTGCGGCCCAGGAAACGCGGATCTTTCACCCGGCAATAAAGTTTGCCGTCGGAAAAGGTGCCCGCCCCGCCTTCGCCGAACTGGACATTGCTGTCGGGGTTCAACTCGCCGCGCCGCCACAGGCCCCAGGTATCCTTGGTCCGCTCGCGCACGACCTTACCCAGATCGACGATGATCGGGCGGAACCCCATCTGCGCCAGCAGCAGCCCGGCGAACAGGCCGCATGGCCCCGCCCCGATCACGACCGGCCGCTTGCCCTGCCAGCCATCGGGCGCATGGGTCACGAAATCATAGCTTGTGTCGGGCGTCGGCCGCACATCATGGTCATGGGCGAAGCGCGCCAGCACGGCCGCTTCGTCGGCGACATCGACGTCGAGCGTGTAGACGAGCTGGATCGCGCTGCGCCGCCGCGCATCATTGCCGCGCCGCACGAGGCTATGCCCGCGCAGCTCTTCGGGTTGCAGGCCAAGGCGCGCGCATATCGCAGGCGGCATCGCCTCGGCAGGATGGTCGAGGGGCAGTTTCAGGCCGGAAAGGCGGATCATGTGCTGCCCATAGTCGCTCTGTGCCCCAAACGGAAGCGGCGTCAGGCGGGGCGTATTTTCCCGACCAGCCATTCGCCGACAAGTGCCACGATCATGCTGAGGCCGGTCAGCGGGAACAGCGCCCCCAGCAGCAGCATCGTGGCGGCGACGACCCGTTCCGCGCGCCCTGTCGCGCGCGGTGGTGCGGTCAGGCGGCCCTGTTTGCGCCGCTTCCACCACAGGACGGGCGCGGTCAGGCACAAGGCGAGCAGGCACAGGCACCCAGCCAGCATCAGCAGCCGGTTGACCTCGCCATATTGCTGGCCCTGATGGGTGGCGATGCCCCATTCGACCGCCTTTGCACCGGGACCGAACATGCGCCAGTCCATATCCTGCACCACCGCGCCGCTGGCTGCGTCGATGGTGATGGCGCGGGAGTCGGCGGCGCGCGTGACGAGGCTGGCCACCAGATAGGGCGCGCCGGGAGAGGCGGGCAGGATGAGCTGATAGCCGTCCGCTAGTCCGCGCTTCGCCGCGATTGCCGCGACGGCATCGACGCCGATGTCGCCCGCTGCGCCCGGCGTCGCACCGCCTTCGCGCAGCGTCCAGGGGAGTGCATCTTTGGCCGGGGCCGTCCAGGGAATGACCGCCATTTTCGGACGACCCCAATCATTCGCCGCGACCACCGCGCGCAGGCTCCCGCCCCACACATCCGTCCAGGGCATGCCGGTGATCGCGAGGAACAGGATGACGCCCGCCGACAGGAAGCCCAGCGTCCCATGCAGGTCGCGCCAGAAGAGCCGCCCCTTCACCCCGCCCCTTATGGCAATGGCGGGCTGGCCGCGGCGGGGCCAGCGCAGATAGAGGCCCGTGATGCACAGGAGGATGGCCCAGCCCGCCACCACCTCGACCAGCCGGTTGCCGACCGCGCCGGTCAGCGCCAGGCTATGCAGATCCTTGATTGTCTTCATGAGGCCGCCGCCCTGCATGTCTCCCAGCAGGCGGCCGTCATGCGGATCGACGAAATGGACGGTGGCCACGCCATCGGCCCCCTTGGTCGTCACCCGCCAGCTTTGGCTGGCGCTGGCGGGATGCGTGATCTGGGTCGCCCGTTCGCCGCTGGCCTGTTCGACGGCGGCGATCAGGCGGGCGGCAGGCAGCATCGGCACGCCCGGCCTGGCGGCGATCTCGACCGGATAGAGCCACGCCTCCACCTCCGGCTTGTAGAGATAGAGCGCGCCCGTCACCGCCATCAGCGCGAGGATGGGCAGGACGATGATCCCGGCATAAAAATGCCAGCGCATCATCGCCCGATAGAAGGCACCGTCTGTCATCATCCTGTCCTCCCCTTGAGCTTTTAGAAACGCGCGCGCACGCCGCCATAGATGGCGCGGCGTTCGAGTGGATAGAAAGCGACGCTGCCTTCGTCCGCCGCCGTTGCAGGATTGTCGGCGGCGTAGCGGACCAGCGCGCTGATGTCGCCGATGGCGCGCTTCTGCGTCAGGTTGCGCGCATCGAGGAACAGGGTCACGCCGTCGCGCAGTTGCGCCTGCGCACCAAGGTTGAGCAGCGCATAGCTCCCGACCCGCTTGCTGTTGACATAATCGACCCACGCCCCCTGCGGCAGCCATTCGACCGAGGGCGAGACGCTGATCCCGTCATTGCCCAGCCGCAGTTCCGCGCGATAGAAATGGCGCGGCACCACTGGCAGGCGATTGTCGCCATAGACCGCATCGTTGCGGAAGCGAAAATCGCTATATTGATAGACCTGCCGCAGCGATGCCCAGGGGGTGAAGGCCAGTTGCAGGCCCGCCTCGATCCCCTGATGCCGGGTCTTGTCGGCGTTGAAGGTGGCGGCCGGAATGACGCCTGCGATCACGCTATATTGCAGCATCTCCCCCCTGATGTCGGCGCGGTAGAGGCTGATGTCCCAGGCCGCGATGCCGATCCGGCCGCGCGTGCCGATCTCCGCCGTCCAGGCCTTTTGCGCGCGGACGGGCGTGAAACCGGGCGCACCGCCTGCGGGCGTTTGGCTCAGTTCACTAAAGCCTGGCAGTTCGACCGAGCGGCTGTAATTGGCGAAAAATTGCAGTGTTTCGCTCGGTTCGTAAAGCAGGCCGATCTTGGGCGCGAAGGCGTCAAAACGGGCGTCGCCGCTGCGCGCCGGGGCAAAACGATTGTCGATCTTGCGCTCGCCATGGGTGTAGAGGCCGCCGCCGATCAGCCACAGGCCGGGCACCGGGGCAATGCGCGCTTCGCCATAGCTGTTGATCGTCTGCGCGCGATGCTGGGCCAAAGCGGTTGGGGCACCACGGTCGCCTGCGATATTAACGAACTGGCGTGCGGTCACCTTGCCGAAGCGCGCCTGGCTGCCGAGTGTCATTTCCACCGGCATCCCGCCCAGATCGCCCGCCAGATCAAGGCTGGCGAACGCCCCGCGATCCTCCGATTTCTGGTCGATCACCTGGAAGATGGGATGATAGAGATCCTTGGCATTGAAGAAGAGGCCGAAGGCGAGCGCGCCGTTGGTAAGGGCGATGGTGGTGCGGTTTTGCAGGCGGATCGAATCGATGTCGCGCGCCTGATCGCCGACGAAATTGCCCCTGGTCGGATCGGTCAGCACTGATTTTTCGGACAGCGACCCGGACAGCTTCTGACGAATATTTTGGGCACTGGCGTAGAAGCGGGTTTCGATGGTGTCGCTGATCTTGACCCCGACATTGCCGTTGAAGCGATAGGATCGACGCTTGCCATGGTCGCGGTCGCCATCGGAGCGATCGGTGGTGATCGCGGCCCAGGCGTCGCCCCGTTCGTCGGCATAGCCATAGGCGGCCTTTGACCGGATCGTGTCGAAGCTGCCGCCGTCGACGCGCAGGTCTACGCCGGGCGCGCTGCGGCCGGTCGGCGTCACGGCGTTGATCGCCCCGCCCAGCGTCGATCCGCCCAGGCGCAGCGCATTGCCGCCGCGATAAACCTCGATATGCTGAAAGACTTGCGGGTCGAGTTCCTGAAAATCGCCATTATCATCCGCGAGGTTGAGTGGAATCCCATCCTGCAACAGGGTCAGGCCGCGCATGTGGAAGCCGCGCGACAGGCCCGATCCACGGATCGAGATGCGGACCTCCTGCCCGAAACGGGGTTGGGTATAAACGCCGGGCGAAAAGGTCAGCGCATCGCGCAGCGAGACGGCGACCTTATCCTCGAAAGCGTCGGCCGCGACGACATCGACGCCGCCTGGGGTGCGCTGGACGCGGGCGGTCGCGGCTTCAATCATCGGGCTGGCGGTGACGATGATGCGGCTGCCGTCAGCCTCTTCGGCGGATGCGGGAACGGACGACAGGGCGAGGGCGCACAGCGATATGCTGCGCAGGCCGGAATGATGGCGCATGGATTTAACCTATTGATAATATTAGTTTAATCCAGCGACCTTCTGTTTGATCGGCTGGATGGGGGCTGGACAGACACGATCCTCCCCTGACAGGGGAGGTGGCTGGCCGCAGGCCAGACGGAGGGGTGTCACCCTATCGATGGCGGCGACACCCTTCCGTCACGCCTTCGGCGTGCCACCTCCCCCACAGGGGGAGGATGTCAAAGGGCTGTCGGCGGCCCGGAGGACGGCGGGGGTGGCGCGGCGAGGCGGGCGATCAGGCCGGTCTTGAGCGCGAAGGCGATCGGACCGAAAGCCAGCGTCCAGGCGGGCAGCGCCAGATCGGCGAGGATCAGCGGCGGGACGATCGGCTGAACCGATGCGGCGAAGGGGCAATGTTGCTGGCTGCCCATGGCGTCATCGGGTTGATGGTCGCCCTGCCCCGGTGCCTGGTCGCGATCGACCACGACATTGATCGCGCCCTGCCCGGTACAAAGCGTCACCACGACGCCAGTCGCGGTACGGACGGGCATGAAGCCGGGCGGCACGATCATCTGGATGGTGAGCACGAGCAGCGCCAACGCCGCCAGCAGGCCGCGCGCACCCTCCGATCGTCTGATTGCCCCCATGGTCACGTTGCGCGCTTAACCGATGATCGGCGACCTGTCACCGACACAAATTGTCCCAGCCCACCCACTCACCTTGACGTAAACGTAAAGTGCCACTATCTCTATCCCTATGGACAATCGCAGCAGCATCGCGGGCATCGAATTGCCCGATCATAGCGACCGGCAGAGCTACAGCATCACCGACCTGTCGGAGGAATTCGGCGTCACGGCGCGCGCGCTGCGCTTCTATGAGGATGAAGGGTTGATCTCGCCGGAGCGGCAGGGTCTGTCGCGCATCTATTCGCGGCGCGACCGGGCGCGGCTGGCCTGGATCCTGCGCGGCAAGCGGGTGGGGTTCAGCCTCACCGAAATCCGCGAGATGATCGACCTCTACGACGCCGACGAAGCCCATGAGGAACAGCGCCGCGTGACGGTCGCCAAGTGCAAGGCGCGGATCGATCTGCTCAACCGGCAGAAGGACGATATCGACGCCGCCATCGCCGAACTGGATGCCTTCGTCGCTACCATTGCCCACTGAATACCAACCGCCTCTCATAAAAAATTCGCAGGAGAAGATCATGCCCAGTTATACCGCCCCCTTTCGCGACACCCGTTTCGTGCTGGACCATGTGGTCGGGCTAGAGCGCTATGCCAATCTACCCGGATTTGAGAATGCGACCCCTGACCTCGTCGACGCGATCCTGACCGAAGGCGGCAAGATGGCCGCCGAAGTCCTGTTTCCGCTCAATGCCGTGGGCGACAAGGAAGGCTGCACCCGTCACCCCGATGGCAGCGTGACCACGCCGACCGGCTTCAAAGCGGCGTTCGACCAGTTCGTCGCGGGCGGTTGGACCACGCTGTATTCTCCGCCCGAATTTGGCGGTCAGGGGCTGCCCAGTGTCGTGGCGACGGCAGTGGACGAATATGTGCTGTCCGCCAATCAGGCGTTTGCAATGTATCACGGCCTGACCGCCGGTGCGGTCGCGGCGCTGATCGCCAAGGGCAGCGACGAGCTGCAGCAGCGCTACATTCCCAAGATGGTGTCGGGCGAATGGACCGGCACGATGAACCTGACCGAACCGCATTGCGGCACGGACCTGGGCCTCATCAAGACCAAGGCTGTCCCGAACGCTGATGGCAGCTATGCGATCACCGGCACCAAGATCTTCATTTCGGCGGGCGAGCATGACTTGTCGGACAATATCATCCACCTCGTCCTCGCCAAGACGCCGGACGCGCCGGAAGGCAGCAAGGGCATTTCGCTGTTCGTCGTGCCCAAGATGATGGTGCATGACGACGGATCGCTGGGCGATCGCAACGCCGTGTCGTGCGGGTCGATCGAACATAAGATGGGCATTCACGGCAACGCCACCTGTGTCATGAATTATGACGGCGCGACCGGATGGATGGTGGGTGAGGAGAATAAGGGCCTCGCCGCCATGTTCATCATGATGAATGCGGCGCGGCTGGGCGTTGGCTTGCAGGGGCTGGGCCAGGCGGAGATCGCTTTCCAGAATGCGGTCCATTATGCCCGCGACCGGCGGCAGGGGCGCGCGCTGACCGGCCCCAAGGAGCCGGAGGAGAAGGCCGACACGCTGTTCGTCCATCCCGACGTGCGCCGCATGCTGATGGAAGCCAAGGCGATGACCGAAGGGCTGCGCGCGCTCATCCTGTGGGGGGCGCTCCAGGCCGACCTGTCGCATCACGCGGCAACCCCCGAAGAACGGCAGGCGGCCGACGACATGCTGTCGCTGCTGACCCCGGTGATCAAGGGCTATGGCACCGACCGCGGCTTCGACATCGCCGTCGCCTGCCAGCAGGTGTTCGGCGGCCATGGCTATATCTGGGAAAATGGCGTCGAGCAGTATGTGCGCGACGCGCGCATCGCCCAGATTTACGAAGGCACCAATGGCGTGCAGGCGATGGATCTGGTCGGCCGCAAGCTGGCGATGAATGGCGGCCGCGCGCTGCAGGCCTTCCTCAAAGTCGTTGCCGACGAGGTGGCCGAAGCCAAGGGCAATGAGAAGCTCGCGCCCTTTGCCGAATCGCTGGAGAAGGCAAGCGCGCAACTGGGCGCCGCGACCATGTGGCTGATGCAGAATGCCATGAAGAACCCGGACAATGCCGGGGCCGGCGCGCATCATTATATGCACATCTTGGGCATCGTCGCGACCGGCCTGATGTGGTTGCGGATGAGCAAGGCGGCAGCGACGCTGCTGGCGGCGGGCGAAGGCGATGCCAAATTCCTGGAAGCCAAGCTGGTCACGGCGCGCTTCTTTGCCGAGCGGATCATGCCCGACGCAGGATCGCTCCGCCGCAAGATCGAGGGCGGTGCCGACGCGCTGATGGCGCTTGATCCGGACATGTTCCTGGCGGCCTGAGGCCGGACACGAAAAAGGGGCTCCGTGACATGTCACGGAGCCCCTTTTTTTTGTCTGCCGGAAAGGGAAGACTTAGTCTTCGCCATTATCCTTGACGCCAACCGTAGGCACTTCGACGGTCTTTTCCTCGGTGCCGACAACGACTTCCTTCGAATCGACATCGACATTGGGCAGTGCGCCGCCATCGACGCTGACTTCGGGCATGTCGCCGCCGCTCACGTCGGCTTTCCAGAAGCCGGTGGCGAACAGGATGCCGACGATCGCAAGAATGGCGATCAGCACAATCGCGATTGTGCGGCCCGGCCCCTTCTTTTCCACGATAACCCGACGATCGTCATATCCATCATTACGAACGTCAACCATGTAAAACCCTCCTCATGTCGTTGTGGAGGGAGAAACGGTCTGGCAATCTTATTGGTTCCAGCGGTCAGACGTTGGTGCTTTCGGACAGGACGAAGGTCGGCACAATATCTGGCGTCAATCGCCCCACAAATCCTTGATCTTGCCGAAGAAACCAGTCGAGGCCGGACATTCTTCCCCGGTTTCGGTTTCGCGGAAGGCTTCGAGCAATTCCTTCTGCCGGGCGGTCAGCCGGGTCGGCGTTTCGACGTCGATCTGCACGACCAGATCACCCTGCCCGCGCCCGTTGAGGACCGGCATGCCTGCGCCGCGCTGGCGGATCTGCTTGCCCGACTGGATGCCCGCCGGAATCTTGATCTCATGACGCACGCCGTCGAGGCCCGGCACTTCAATCGATCCGCCCAGCGACGCCGTGGTGAAGCTAACCGGACAGCGGCAGAAGAGCGTCGTGCCCTCGCGCTCGAACAGCGAATGGCGCTTCACATGCAGGAAGATATAGAGGTCGCCTGCCGGTGCGCCGCGCGCGCCCGCTTCGCCTTCGCCGGTCAGGCGGATGCGCGTGCCTTCGTCCACACCCGCCGGTATGTTGACCGACAGCGACTTGGGCTTGTCCACCCGGCCTTCGCCGCGACAGGCCCGGCAGGGGCTTTCGATAACCTGCCCCGCGCCATGGCAGGATGGGCAGGTGCGCTCGACCATGAAGAAGCCCTGCTGCGCCCGCACCTGGCCATGGCCCTTGCAGGTGCCGCAGGTCTTGACCCCGGTGCCGGGCTGCGCGCCCGACCCTTCGCAGGTGTCGCAGGCAGCGGACACTTCGATTTCGATCTGTGTCTGCTTGCCATGATAGGCTTCGTCGAGGCTGATTTCGAGGTCGTAGCGGAGATCCGCGCCGCGCCGCTGCTGCTGACGACCACCGCCGCCCCCGCCGAAGCCGGACTGACCGAAGATGGTCTCGAAGATGTCGCCAAGGTCGGAAAATCCGCCCGCATTGGCGCGATGGCCACCGCCGCCACCCTGCTCATGCTGGGTATAGGCGGCATGGCCGAAGCGATCGTAAGCCGCGCGCTTTTGCGGGTCTTTCAGGCACTCATAGGCCTGCGACACCGCCTTGAACTTGGCTTCGCTTTCGGCACATCCCCCCGTCTTGTCGGGGTGATATTTCATCGCGAGCTTGCGATAGGCGCTCTTGATCTGCGCACCGTCGGCTGTGCGCTCGATTTCGAGCAGCGTATAATAATCGATTTCGGTCGTCATTCGGACCCCCGCCCACCTCTTCCCTCGCCCCGACCATGGCCGGGGTGAGGGATATGGGGCATCGGCTTACGCCTTGTTGTCATCCACTTCGGAGAATTCGGCGTCGACGACATCGTCATCGGCCTTGGGCGCGTCTGCGCCCGGAGCCGCGGCCGAAGCCTGCTCCTTCTCGTAAATGGCCTGGCCCAGCTTCATCGCGATCGTCGCGAGTTCCTGCGCCTTGCTCTTCATCGCTTCAGCGTCGCCGCCTTCGATCGCCGACTTGGTCGCGGCGATCGCGGTTTCGATCTCACCCTTCAGCGCCGCATCGACCTTGTCGCCATGTTCGGCCAGCTGCGCTTCGGTGGTGTGAACCAGACTTTCGGCGTTGTTCTTCGCCTCGGCTGCCTCACGACGCTTCTTATCCTCTTCGGCGAAGCGTTCGGCATCCTTGACCATCTGGTCGATGTCCGAATCGCTCAGGCCACCCGACGCCTGGATGCGGATCTGCTGTTCCTTGCCGGTGCCCTTGTCCTTGGCGGACACGTTGACCAGGCCGTTGGCGTCGATGTCGAACGTGACTTCGATCTGCGGCACGCCGCGCGGCGCTGGCGGGATGCCGACGAGGTCGAACTGGCCGAGGATCTTGTTGTCCGCCGCCATTTCGCGTTCGCCTTGGAACACGCGGATGGTCACCGCCTGCTGATTGTCGTCGGCGGTCGAATAGACCTGGCTCTTCTTGGCCGGGATGGTCGTGTTGCGATCGATCATGCGGGTGAACACGCCACCCAGCGTCTCGATGCCCAGCGACAGCGGCGTCACGTCGAGCAACAGCACGTCCTTGACGTCGCCCTGCAGCACGCCCGCCTGAATGGCGGCGCCCATCGCGACGACTTCGTCAGGGTTCACGCCGGTATGCGGTTCCTTGCCGAAAAATTCCTTAACGGCTTCGCGCACCTTGGGCATGCGGGTCATGCCGCCGACCAGGACGACTTCGCTGATGTCCGCTGCCGAAACGCCCGCGTCCGCCATCGCCTTCTTGCAAGGCTCCATCGTGCGCTTGATGAGATCGGCGACCAGGCGCTCCAGGTCCGACCGAGTGATGGTCTTGACCAGATGCTTGGGGCCGTTCTGATCGGCGGTGATGAAGGGCAGGTTGACTTCGGTCGACTGGGCCGAGGACAGTTCGATCTTCGCCTTTTCAGCGGCTTCCTTCAGACGCTGGAGGGCCAGCTTGTCCTTGGTCAGGTCGATGCTCTCGGTCTTCTTGAAGTCGTCGGCCAGGAACTGCACCAGCTTGGCGTCGAAATCTTCACCGCCCAGGAACGTGTCGCCATTGGTCGACTTCACTTCGAACACGCCATCGCCGATTTCCAGAATGGAAATGTCGAACGTGCCGCCACCAAGGTCATAGACCGCGATCGTCTTGCCGTCCTGCTTGTCGAGGCCATAGGCCAGCGCAGCAGCGGTCGGCTCGTTGATGATGCGCAGGACTTCGAGGCCGGCGATCTGGCCAGCGTCCTTGGTCGCCTGACGCTGGGCATCGTTGAAATAGGCAGGAACGGTGATGACTGCCTGCGTAACCGTTTCGCCCAGATAGCTCTCGGCGGTTTCCTTCATCTTCTGCAGGGTGAAGGCCGAAATCTGCGCGGGGCTGTAATCCTGACCACCGGCGCGGACCCAGGCGTCGCCGTTCGGACCCTTGGCAATGTCATAGGGGACGAGTTCCATGTCCTTCTTGGTCATGGGATCGTCGAAGCGGCGGCCGATCAGGCGCTTGACCGCGAAGATCGTGTTGTCGCCATTGGTGACCGCCTGGCGCTTGGCCGGCTGGCCGATCAGACGCTCGCCATCCTTGGCGAAGGCGACGATGGAGGGCGTCGTGCGCGCGCCTTCCGCATTTTCAATAACCTTGGGCTTGCCACCGTCCATGACGGCGACGCAGCTGTTGGTGGTGCCAAGGTCGATACCGATTACTTTTGCCATTGTGTCCTCTTTGAACCCCAAATTTCATTCAGCGGTTGACGGCCCCATACCCCACGAAAGCGCCAAGGCAAGGCCGGTCTGCATGGGCGATATAGGCGTGCTTTTGCTTGGCACAAGAAGCAGCGGCCATTAGCTATGTCATCGACCGGAAACGAGACAGTCATGGAGTGACCAATGCGCGCGCCCTTCGCCCTTATCGCCCTCGCGGCCCCGCTGGCGCTGACAGCGTGCGGCGACCGTGCGCCCAGCTACATCGACCAGGCCTGGGTACGGCTGTCGCCCAACAAGGAATCGCCCTCGGCCGGCTATTTCATCGCGCATGGCGGCGATGCGGGGGTGCAGATACGCGGCGTACTGACCGCCTATGCCGTCCGCGTCGAAATGCATGAAAGCGTGATGGACAAGGGCGTCATGACGATGAAGCCGATCGACAGCGTGGACGTGCCCGCCAAGGGCGAGGTCGCCTTTGCGCCCGGCGGCAAGCATCTGATGCTGTGGGGCATCAACGATGCCGCGATCAACCAGGGCAAGATGGAACTGACCTTCCTGATGAGCGATGGCAAACGGCTGCTGGTGGATGCTGTGATTCGCAAGCCGGAGGCGGCGGGTGCGGCTGCGAACAAGCCCGCCACGCATGAGGGCCATTGAGCAGCCGTAGCCTGACGCCCGATGAGATCGCGCTTGCCCGCGCCATGTTCGGCCGGGCGATCGCCTATGATCGGGTGCGGGTGCATAACCGCAAATGGTGGCCGTTTCAGCCGAGCCGGGTGACGATGGCGCCCGATGGCCATTTGTGGTTTCACCCGCAAGGTGGCCTGTTCTGCGCCGATTTCTGCGACAGCCCGCTCCATATCCAGGCGCATTTTGTCCACGAAATGACCCATGTGTGGCAGGCGCAACGGTCGGGCAAATGGTGGTTGCCGCTGATGCGCCACCCCTTTTGCCGCTATGACTATGCGGTCGTGCCAGGCAAGCCCTTCGCGCACTACGGCATCGAGCAGCAGGCCGAGATCGTGCGCCATGCGTTTCTGTTGCGACAGGGTGTGGCGGTGGCGGGCAAGCCGGGGCTGGACGTCTATGAGGCGTTGCTGCCGTTCGGTTGAAGTGACTACCAATATTTGGTAAGATGGTGACATGAGCAGCAAGACCACCTCCGTCGCCTTGGGCGACCATTTCCGCGAGTTCGCCGAACGCAAGGTGAGCGAAGGCCGCTACGGATCGACCAGCGAAGTGATCCGCGCGGGATTGCGGATGCTGGAGTCGGAAGAGCAGAAACTGGAAGCGCTGAGGGCGGCGATTCAGGAAGGGCTGGATAGCGGGCCAGGGCAAGAGTTTGACTTCGATGCATTTTTGGCCGCAAAAAGATCCGCTCGGTGATGCGTCAAATAGTCCTTCGGCCGCAAGCGCAGGATGATATCGACAAAATTTGGGATTATAGCGCCGAGCAATGGGACATGGATCAGGCGGACGCCTATGTTGGCGACATCCGCGCGGCCATACGATTTATTGCTACCAGCCCGTTCATAGGCACTGACTGCGCGCATCTGGCGCGCGGATTACGAAAATTGAATTCTGGTTCGCATGCGATCTTTTATCTGCATGGAAACGAACGCATTGATATCGTCCGCATCCTGCATCAGCGCGCGGATCATCTGAACTATCTGGAATGAAAAAAGGCGGACCTTTCGGCCCGCCCTCTTCATCGTCATCCCTGATCGCGGATCAGTATACCCGCGCCTTGGGCTGCACATATTCGGCTTCGTCGGTCAGCGTGTAATCATGGACCGGGCGGTAATCGAGCTTCACTTCGCCGCCGGAACCACCCCAGCCGTCGAACCAACTGATCGTGTGCTTCATCCAGTTTTCGTCGTCGCGGTTCGGGAAATCCTCATGCGCGTGCGCGCCACGGCTTTCCTTGCGGTTTTCCGCGCTGACCATGGTGCAGACGGCCTGGGACATGAGATTGTCGAGTTCCAGCGTCTCGACAAGGTCGGTGTTCCAGATCAGCGAACGATCCGACACGCCGACATCCTGCATGCCCGCATAGACATTGTGCATCTTGTCGACGCCCTCGGCCAGCAGCGCGCTGTCGCGGAACACGGCGGCGTGCTTCTGCATCGTGTGCTGCATTTCGAGGCGCAGCTTCGCGGTCGGCGTGCCGCCGGTCGCATTGCGATATTTGTCGAGGCGGCTGAGCGCCAGGTCGGCGGCGTCCGATGCCAGCGGCTTGTGGCTGCCATTGGGCTTCAGATTATCCTTGAGGAACAGACCCGTCGCCCGGCCGAACACGACCAGATCGATCAGCGAGTTGGAGCCGAGGCGGTTGGCGCCATGGACCGACACGCAGGCCGCTTCGCCGACCGCAAACAGGCCGGGGACCACGACTTCGGGATCGCCATCCTTCTTGGTCAGCACCTGGCCATGATAATTACAGGGAATGCCG encodes:
- the dnaK gene encoding molecular chaperone DnaK, with product MAKVIGIDLGTTNSCVAVMDGGKPKVIENAEGARTTPSIVAFAKDGERLIGQPAKRQAVTNGDNTIFAVKRLIGRRFDDPMTKKDMELVPYDIAKGPNGDAWVRAGGQDYSPAQISAFTLQKMKETAESYLGETVTQAVITVPAYFNDAQRQATKDAGQIAGLEVLRIINEPTAAALAYGLDKQDGKTIAVYDLGGGTFDISILEIGDGVFEVKSTNGDTFLGGEDFDAKLVQFLADDFKKTESIDLTKDKLALQRLKEAAEKAKIELSSAQSTEVNLPFITADQNGPKHLVKTITRSDLERLVADLIKRTMEPCKKAMADAGVSAADISEVVLVGGMTRMPKVREAVKEFFGKEPHTGVNPDEVVAMGAAIQAGVLQGDVKDVLLLDVTPLSLGIETLGGVFTRMIDRNTTIPAKKSQVYSTADDNQQAVTIRVFQGEREMAADNKILGQFDLVGIPPAPRGVPQIEVTFDIDANGLVNVSAKDKGTGKEQQIRIQASGGLSDSDIDQMVKDAERFAEEDKKRREAAEAKNNAESLVHTTEAQLAEHGDKVDAALKGEIETAIAATKSAIEGGDAEAMKSKAQELATIAMKLGQAIYEKEQASAAAPGADAPKADDDVVDAEFSEVDDNKA
- a CDS encoding copper chaperone PCu(A)C codes for the protein MRAPFALIALAAPLALTACGDRAPSYIDQAWVRLSPNKESPSAGYFIAHGGDAGVQIRGVLTAYAVRVEMHESVMDKGVMTMKPIDSVDVPAKGEVAFAPGGKHLMLWGINDAAINQGKMELTFLMSDGKRLLVDAVIRKPEAAGAAANKPATHEGH
- a CDS encoding vgr related protein; protein product: MSSRSLTPDEIALARAMFGRAIAYDRVRVHNRKWWPFQPSRVTMAPDGHLWFHPQGGLFCADFCDSPLHIQAHFVHEMTHVWQAQRSGKWWLPLMRHPFCRYDYAVVPGKPFAHYGIEQQAEIVRHAFLLRQGVAVAGKPGLDVYEALLPFG
- a CDS encoding type II toxin-antitoxin system ParD family antitoxin, with the translated sequence MSSKTTSVALGDHFREFAERKVSEGRYGSTSEVIRAGLRMLESEEQKLEALRAAIQEGLDSGPGQEFDFDAFLAAKRSAR
- a CDS encoding type II toxin-antitoxin system RelE/ParE family toxin, with amino-acid sequence MRQIVLRPQAQDDIDKIWDYSAEQWDMDQADAYVGDIRAAIRFIATSPFIGTDCAHLARGLRKLNSGSHAIFYLHGNERIDIVRILHQRADHLNYLE